In Opitutaceae bacterium TAV5, one genomic interval encodes:
- a CDS encoding N-terminal cleavage protein, protein MEKSASCLCPGSETTTHGFTLIELLTVIAIIGILAAIIIPVTGRVRDSARTTRCASNLRQLAQATTLFANDNRGIYPVTRSTATGIMDKAWWQEIYPAYCGSHEIFLCPADQTTIKAANPPFRATWTHPYTGQQLPNSKVSYGAIGHQSGSGIVGEGVDYKPLGKPVSLFQTPSRTVLYVDYQDSDPAGSATRLSETWNSGKPRWVSEMTFPHNDRQKANMVFLDGHIALTTEADLIADRDAGRIFVGTKAPN, encoded by the coding sequence TTGGAAAAATCTGCCTCCTGTTTGTGCCCAGGCAGCGAAACGACGACACATGGCTTCACGCTGATCGAACTTCTCACGGTCATTGCGATTATCGGCATCCTTGCCGCGATCATCATTCCGGTCACCGGACGGGTGCGTGATTCTGCGCGAACCACCCGTTGCGCCTCGAATCTGCGCCAACTGGCGCAGGCAACCACGCTTTTCGCCAACGACAATCGAGGTATCTATCCTGTGACACGCTCAACGGCAACGGGCATCATGGACAAGGCATGGTGGCAGGAGATTTATCCCGCCTATTGCGGCAGTCACGAGATTTTTCTGTGTCCTGCCGATCAGACTACGATCAAGGCAGCCAACCCTCCGTTTCGTGCAACCTGGACTCATCCGTATACCGGCCAGCAACTCCCCAATAGCAAGGTTTCCTACGGAGCGATCGGGCATCAGAGTGGCTCCGGTATCGTTGGCGAGGGAGTTGACTACAAGCCACTCGGCAAACCGGTCAGCCTTTTTCAGACTCCGTCACGAACTGTCCTCTACGTTGACTATCAGGATTCCGATCCGGCGGGTTCCGCAACACGGCTTTCCGAAACCTGGAACAGCGGAAAACCCCGGTGGGTTAGCGAAATGACCTTTCCGCACAACGACCGGCAAAAGGCCAACATGGTTTTTCTTGACGGGCACATTGCTCTGACAACGGAGGCGGACCTGATCGCCGACCGTGATGCCGGACGCATCTTTGTCGGTACCAAAGCCCCAAACTGA
- a CDS encoding LacI family transcriptional regulator: MSSARLTQTDLARELGLNQATVSRALQGSLLLPKETIERVRAAAKAGGYRPDPGLASLVAYRRTKHPPGKGQCLAWLDSQHQPDLPTRRTYPEKIFASSRKRAHEMGYRLEVFRTDTPEVTPQRLSRMLAYRRVEGIIFAPHSSPHTELPLALDNFPAVAVGHTVHIPRIDRVAHNHFESMLVVCARLRERGRRRIGLGLPSRSDMRSHGLWKAAFLLDQAAVPKARHIPVLQSEETDAPSFREWFTRWKPDAIILHLDHSGARLEQMKALGLSYPDDVSVALLSLPDGYEAFSGIDERTEELGAFAVEALVSRIHNNQRGVPELPRMHMIEGNWREGTTA, from the coding sequence ATGTCCTCCGCCCGCCTCACCCAAACTGACCTTGCCCGTGAGCTGGGGCTCAACCAGGCGACGGTTTCGCGGGCGTTGCAGGGGAGTCTGCTGTTGCCGAAGGAAACCATCGAACGAGTGAGGGCAGCGGCGAAGGCGGGCGGCTACCGGCCGGATCCGGGGCTGGCGAGTCTGGTGGCGTACCGGCGCACAAAACATCCGCCGGGCAAGGGGCAATGCCTCGCATGGCTGGATTCACAGCACCAGCCGGATTTGCCGACGCGTCGCACCTATCCGGAAAAAATCTTCGCGAGTTCGAGAAAGCGAGCGCACGAAATGGGGTACCGGCTGGAGGTTTTTCGCACGGATACGCCGGAGGTTACCCCGCAACGGCTCTCGCGGATGCTCGCCTACCGGCGGGTGGAGGGAATCATTTTTGCGCCGCACTCCTCGCCTCATACGGAGCTTCCGCTCGCTCTGGACAATTTTCCCGCTGTGGCCGTCGGACATACGGTGCATATCCCGCGAATCGATCGCGTGGCGCACAACCATTTCGAATCGATGCTCGTTGTGTGCGCGAGGCTGCGCGAACGCGGACGGCGAAGGATTGGCCTCGGGTTGCCTTCGCGTTCGGACATGCGTTCGCATGGATTGTGGAAGGCAGCATTCCTGCTCGATCAGGCCGCAGTGCCGAAGGCCCGCCACATCCCGGTGTTGCAATCGGAAGAAACCGATGCGCCGTCATTCCGTGAATGGTTTACCCGCTGGAAACCCGATGCCATCATCCTGCACCTTGATCACAGTGGCGCGCGCCTGGAACAGATGAAGGCACTCGGGCTGAGCTATCCGGATGACGTGAGCGTGGCGTTGCTGTCGTTGCCGGACGGGTACGAGGCGTTTTCCGGGATCGACGAGCGGACGGAGGAACTGGGGGCGTTTGCCGTGGAAGCGCTGGTGTCGCGGATTCACAACAACCAGCGCGGCGTGCCCGAACTGCCGCGCATGCACATGATCGAGGGCAACTGGCGCGAAGGCACGACGGCGTAG
- a CDS encoding flagellar motor protein MotA gives MNPSINIPVAFLMGQPPLELFKHGGPIMWPILVVSFLAITVVVERTLFLVRENAARDPGIAGKIYERVENHDVEGAVRIGQKSRDFIARILVYALTHKEHSLDDAFAQASSRELSRYQQGLAILDTCITAAPLLGLLGTVTGMMNTFGALGSGDIAASAGQITGGVGEALIATASGLVIAIVVLFPFNVLNTRIEQARRDIADAANALELVSQKSGVPSLTLTEAGAGV, from the coding sequence ATGAATCCCAGTATCAATATACCGGTCGCCTTCCTCATGGGTCAGCCCCCGCTCGAGCTTTTCAAGCACGGCGGTCCGATCATGTGGCCGATCCTCGTCGTCTCGTTTCTTGCCATTACCGTAGTGGTCGAGCGCACGCTCTTCCTTGTCCGCGAGAACGCCGCCCGTGATCCCGGCATTGCCGGTAAGATTTACGAACGCGTGGAAAATCACGATGTCGAGGGCGCTGTCCGTATCGGTCAAAAGAGCCGCGATTTCATCGCCCGCATTCTCGTCTACGCGCTTACCCACAAGGAGCATTCGCTCGACGACGCCTTCGCCCAGGCTTCCAGCCGCGAACTGAGTCGTTACCAGCAAGGTCTCGCCATCCTCGATACCTGCATCACCGCCGCGCCGCTGCTCGGCCTGCTCGGCACGGTCACCGGCATGATGAACACCTTCGGCGCGCTCGGCAGCGGCGATATCGCCGCCAGCGCCGGCCAGATCACCGGCGGCGTCGGCGAGGCCCTCATCGCCACCGCCTCCGGTCTCGTCATCGCCATCGTTGTCCTGTTTCCGTTCAACGTCCTCAACACCCGCATCGAGCAGGCCCGTCGCGACATCGCCGACGCCGCCAACGCGCTCGAACTGGTCAGCCAGAAATCCGGCGTTCCCAGTCTCACGCTCACCGAAGCCGGCGCCGGCGTCTGA
- a CDS encoding biopolymer transportern ExbD: protein MSVSSRALADEPVRKRARIEIIPLIDVIFFLLATFVLFTLSLNQSGGLAVLLPATATSQPRDASGAVTLSITAEGTLAWDKDPVTLDEFIARLQAWKQVEPDPRVLINGDENALFSQVRYVVDEVRKAGIGKINIETRIRPAGN, encoded by the coding sequence ATGTCCGTCTCCTCCCGCGCCCTTGCCGACGAACCCGTCAGGAAACGGGCCCGCATCGAGATCATCCCGTTGATCGATGTGATCTTTTTCCTGCTCGCCACCTTCGTCCTCTTCACGCTCTCGCTCAACCAGTCGGGCGGACTCGCCGTGCTCCTGCCCGCGACTGCGACCAGCCAGCCGCGCGACGCCTCCGGCGCCGTCACGCTCTCCATCACCGCCGAGGGCACGCTCGCCTGGGACAAGGACCCCGTCACCCTCGACGAGTTCATCGCCCGCCTCCAGGCCTGGAAACAGGTCGAGCCCGATCCGCGCGTGCTCATCAACGGCGACGAAAACGCCCTGTTCTCGCAAGTCCGCTACGTCGTCGACGAGGTCCGCAAGGCCGGCATCGGTAAGATCAACATCGAAACCCGTATCCGCCCCGCCGGCAACTGA
- a CDS encoding biopolymer transportern ExbD — translation MSAFTSPAASPRKARIEIIPLIDVIFFLLATFVLFTLSLNKIQSLAVDLPQAAPNTPATKNDDDLVVLQLSDADTAYWNKELISVSEIAPRLFDYKASRATPRVLVSGDDRASYGAAIRALDEVRKAGITEVSIETAWRASGR, via the coding sequence ATGTCCGCCTTCACCAGTCCCGCCGCCAGCCCGCGCAAAGCCCGCATCGAGATCATCCCGCTGATCGACGTGATCTTTTTCCTGCTCGCCACCTTCGTCCTGTTCACCCTTTCGCTGAACAAGATCCAGTCGCTCGCCGTCGATCTCCCGCAGGCCGCGCCGAACACGCCGGCCACGAAAAACGACGACGACCTCGTTGTCCTGCAACTTTCCGACGCCGACACCGCTTACTGGAACAAGGAACTTATCTCAGTCAGCGAAATCGCGCCGCGCCTTTTCGACTACAAGGCCTCCCGCGCCACGCCGCGCGTCCTCGTCAGCGGTGACGACAGGGCGAGCTACGGCGCCGCCATCCGCGCCCTCGACGAGGTGCGCAAGGCCGGCATCACCGAAGTCTCCATCGAAACCGCCTGGCGCGCCTCCGGCCGGTGA
- a CDS encoding biopolymer transporter TonB, producing MKRDLLAGVLVATLSITGLAFSDRLLPSGPETAAPAEDDMPTIALVPLPQLEPEPPSPEEFASLSDNAPAPDISDLAPPMQADTPAAAVSTTAFVQKLQPPPPPGLGKPAGVISIPKGNFSRGSGVGSGLQGLFDLAALDQKPVPRFLAKPAYPFEMRRSGVNGEVLVGFIVDADGNVRDPFVVRSTNPAFESEALRAAARCKFRPGRKGGVNVSTRNVILPYSFTLTDNA from the coding sequence ATGAAACGCGACCTCCTCGCCGGCGTCCTTGTCGCCACGCTTTCGATCACCGGTCTCGCCTTCAGCGACCGTCTCCTGCCCTCGGGACCGGAGACGGCCGCACCGGCCGAGGACGACATGCCCACCATCGCCCTCGTCCCTCTCCCGCAACTGGAACCCGAGCCGCCCTCCCCGGAGGAGTTCGCCTCTCTCTCCGACAACGCCCCCGCGCCCGACATCTCCGACCTCGCCCCGCCGATGCAGGCCGACACGCCCGCCGCCGCGGTCAGCACCACCGCCTTCGTCCAGAAACTGCAGCCGCCCCCGCCTCCCGGCCTCGGAAAGCCCGCCGGCGTCATCAGCATACCCAAGGGCAACTTCAGTCGCGGCAGCGGCGTCGGCAGCGGATTGCAGGGCCTGTTCGACCTCGCCGCTCTCGACCAGAAACCCGTCCCCCGGTTTCTCGCCAAGCCCGCCTATCCCTTCGAAATGCGCCGCTCCGGCGTCAACGGCGAAGTCCTCGTCGGCTTCATTGTCGATGCCGACGGCAACGTCCGCGATCCCTTTGTCGTCCGCTCCACCAACCCCGCCTTCGAATCCGAGGCCCTCCGCGCCGCCGCCCGGTGCAAATTCCGCCCCGGTCGCAAGGGCGGCGTCAACGTCAGCACCCGCAACGTGATCCTCCCCTACAGCTTCACTCTTACCGACAACGCATGA
- a CDS encoding amino acid ABC transporter substrate-binding protein, which produces MKPAPLGKLLALLSGALLVAGLGLLATTSGGCSRSAPADSLATIKKRDRIIVGVFGDKPPFGYIDQQGRNAGYDVALARRLAQDLLGDAGKIEFVTLEAANRVAFLLSNKVDLILANFTRTPERAERVDFANPYMKVALGIVAPASSPVDSLDALKSASGKTLIVNKGTTAEAFFTKNHPGIRLLKFDQNTEAFQALKDGRGDALAHDNTLLFAWAHENKGFRIIESNLGNQDVIAPAVKKGNQALLDRVNTGIDQLAREHFFLRAFDDELRPYFGDTIKNPNDVIIEGDAR; this is translated from the coding sequence ATGAAACCAGCACCACTCGGAAAACTCCTCGCTCTCCTGTCCGGAGCCCTGCTCGTCGCCGGTCTCGGCCTTCTCGCCACGACCTCCGGCGGCTGCTCGCGCAGCGCCCCCGCCGACTCCCTCGCCACCATCAAAAAGCGCGACCGGATCATCGTCGGCGTCTTCGGCGACAAGCCGCCCTTCGGCTACATCGACCAGCAGGGGCGCAACGCCGGTTACGACGTCGCCCTCGCCCGTCGTCTCGCGCAAGACCTGCTCGGCGACGCCGGCAAGATCGAGTTCGTCACCCTCGAAGCCGCCAACCGCGTCGCCTTTCTCCTGTCCAACAAAGTGGACCTCATTCTCGCCAACTTCACGCGGACGCCGGAGCGGGCCGAAAGGGTCGATTTTGCGAATCCCTACATGAAAGTTGCGCTCGGTATCGTTGCTCCTGCCTCCAGCCCGGTCGATTCGCTCGACGCGCTCAAAAGCGCGTCCGGCAAAACGCTCATCGTCAACAAGGGCACCACGGCCGAGGCGTTTTTTACAAAAAACCATCCCGGCATCAGACTTCTCAAGTTCGACCAGAACACCGAGGCTTTTCAGGCGCTCAAGGACGGCCGCGGCGACGCGCTTGCACACGACAATACCCTGCTCTTCGCATGGGCGCACGAGAACAAGGGCTTCAGGATCATCGAATCCAACCTCGGAAACCAGGACGTGATCGCCCCCGCCGTGAAGAAAGGAAACCAGGCGCTCCTCGACCGGGTCAACACCGGGATCGACCAGCTCGCCCGCGAACACTTCTTCCTCCGGGCTTTCGACGATGAGCTGCGTCCTTATTTTGGCGATACGATCAAAAACCCGAACGACGTGATCATCGAAGGAGACGCCCGGTGA